The DNA sequence CCGGGTGTAATGTAATCAGTCGTTGCAGAGAGCGCGTGAGCGATAATCTGCACTGCGCCCGTAGCTCAACGGATAGAGCATCTGACTACGGATCAGAAGGTTGGGGGTTCGAATCCCTCCGGGCGCACAATATAGAGAAATCCCAGCCGGTTGGCTGGGATTTTTTGCTTGTCGACGAAAACCCCAAAACCCGTGCACAATGTCACAAGATTTCCCCGAAAAGGGGCCGTTTTCCATGAAATCTTGTGACGTTATGCACGCGTGAGAGTAAAACCTGGAGATCTCCAACTTTTGCGCTCCCTTTTGTTCCCCTCTGCTCCCCAGCGGATGAGGGGTGGTCGTCGAGAAGCGCTTTTTAAGCTTTAGAACACCTCGATGCGTGCGCCGAGGGTCTCGGCGTGGATCAGCTGTTTGTCCCAGTTGGGTTGGCCGGGGTGCATGCGCAGCACGGGGCGGGAGGAGGTGAGCATCGGGCTGACGGAGTCCGTGGAACGGCCATGCCCGGTGCGGGCCTCGTAGCGCAGACGGGAACGGTAACCGTTATCGGCCAGCTGCTCCACGCTCGGTGGAGTGCCGGCGAGGTGATCGCGGGTCTCCTGCAGGATGGCCAGTGCCTCGTCGAGCGACTTGAGCAGGGCATCAGCGTTGCTTTCGCACATGGCGCGGACCAGCGCGGGGTCGGTGCCGGCAACCCGGGTGCCATCGCGGAAGCTGCCGGCCGCAAGGGAAAGGGAGAGGGCGCCACCGTTGTCACCGACGATGGCGAGGGTTTCTGCGAGGAGATGTGGCAGGTGGGAGACCCGGGCGGCGGCGGCATCGTGGGGGCCCACGCGGGAGGGCACCACCTCGGCGCCGACTGCGGCGGCCATCTGGCAGACGTCCTTCCAGATGCCGGTCCACCGGGAGGACACCTTCGGGGCGTCCATGAGGTGGTCGAAGGTGATCACCCATACGGCGCGGTCGAACAGGCCCGTCATGGAGGCGCCCCACCCGGAATTCGCGGTGCCGGCCATGGGGTGGCTGCCCACGTAGCGATCGTCCATGCCGCGGGCTTTCACAGCTTCGTAGACGGCGGTCTTCACGCTGACCACATCGGTGAAGCCACAGGAGGGGGCGTGGGTGTTGATGTCATCGAGGAGTTCACCCACCGCGGTCATGGGGACGGCGAGGACGATGAGTGCATCCTCCGTGGCTGCGCGCTCGAGGGTGGGGATGAGATCAGCGGAGACATCAAAGCCCTCGTCAACGGCGGATCGGGCGCCGGAGCGGGAGCGATTATAACCGAAAACAGGGTGGCCGACGGCATGGAGGTCACGCAGCAGGGATCCTCCGATGAGGCCGAGGCCAAGGATACAGACCGGGCGGGAGATGTCTTTGGTAGTCACCTGACAAGTGTGGCACATTACCACTACGGTTAGCTCTATGGATGACAGTTTTAGCTTTGCGGTCACAGCCACACTGGCGGATGGACGCTGGCATGTGCGTGAATTTGACGATAATTTCACCAGAATTTCCACTTCTGTCAAGGCAGTGCGGGCGCTGCGCAGTGAAGGTCCGGCGTTTGCACTCCTCAGCGTCGAAGATGAGTACTTTGTGATTGTCCGCCCGACTCCCGGCAACACCTATATATTCCTCTCTGATGCCACGATGGCGGTGGATGATGATTTCGCCGCTTCCGCGATGGATGAGCTTGATGCGGATATCCCGGATCTGAACCCCGATGAGCTGGATGATGTTGATCCCTGGCCTGAGGGTGATTTTAATATTCTCGCGGATCTGGGCCTGGCCGAGGAGGTGGTGTCCGTGATCTGTGATGACATGGATCTGGCGCCCTCCGAGCAGCTTCTGCGCATCGCTGAGGAACTCGGTTTTGGCACCGAGCTCGCCCGCGCCACGGGCATGGACTGATATGGGCGTACTACCCACCCCGCTGCGGGTGCGCGAAGACGAACGCCGGGTGCGTCACGCCATCGAGGTGGCAAGGCAGACCCCGCTTGACGACGTTCCAGTGGGCGCCGTCATCTATTCCCCCGACGGCCAGATCCTGGCCACCGCCACCAACCGCCGTGAGACGGACGCTGATCCGACAGCCCACGCGGAGATCATCGCCCTGCGGCAGGCCGCCCGCCGGTACTCGGACGGATGGCGATTAACTGACTGCACCCTGGTGGTCACCCTGGAACCGTGCACCATGTGCGCCGGCGCGCTGGTGGGCGCCCGGGTGGGCAGGCTGGTGTTCGGTGCGTTTGAGCCCCGCACCGGCGCGTGCGGCTCAGTATTCGATGTGGTGCGGGACCCGGCCGTGCTGCACCGCGTGGAGGTGACCGGCGGGGTCCTCGAGCAGGAGACCGCTGCGCTGATGACGGGCTTTTTCGAACAACAACGCTGAGGCTCCGGGGGAGTTTTATCACAGCCTGATGAAAATTCAATAACGGTCAGTTCCCTGGGCGACACTCGGTCGGGGGCACGCCTATTGTGGGGCGGTATAGCAACTGAAACGAACTTATTTTAGGAGTTGAACATCATGGGAGACTTTTCCAACAAGGCTGAAAACGTAGGCGGCAAGATCAAGGAAGGCACCGGCGAGGCTGTGGGCAATGAGTCCCTTGCTGATGAGGGCCGTGCTGACCAGACCAAGGCCGACATCAAGGACGCCGTGAGCAACGCCGGCGACAAGGTCAAGGATGCAGCAAACAAGGTGCTGGGTTCCTTCCAGAAGGATGATCCGGACAAGGAGCACCCAGAGGCCGTCAACTAATTCCCCTTCCGGGGCTCTTTTAGACCAGATTTGTTCGACACGTCACCAAACCATTAAGCTGGTCTGCGGTGGCGTGTCCGAGCGGCCGAAGGTGATCGCCTCGAAAGCGATTGTTGGGTAATCCCCAACCGGGGGTTCAAATCCCCCCGCCACCGCCAAAAACCATCTACCGACTTGTCTTGTCGGTAGATGGTTTTATTTTTCCTTGAGCAAAGGCGTGTTAGCTGCTGAGTGATGAACCACCACCTCCGCCGTTTCCGCCTCCGGGCAGGGTGGCGTCAACGAACCCGTCATCGGTGTTTACATACCGCGGTCTCCAGTTCATCTCTGATCCGGGGCGCTCGTTGCCGTTGGAATCGTAGAATACACCGTCGCAGATCTCATTGATGGTTTCCAGGGAAGGTCCGACGTACAGGGTATAAACATGGGGATCGCTGTGGAGATCTCCGGCCCTGAACCCGTGTCCAACAAATGGGATGTCCCCGGTGTTCGACTGCCTGGTGGTCTGCCCGGGTTCTGGAAGCGCGTCAAGGTTCATGATGAAGGTTGGGCTGATCGTTCCGGTCACGGTGGGGTGCATCGCATAACCGGGTCCCCATTCTTCCAGGGGGGTGTCCATGCCCGACGGGGTGAAGGATGAGAGATACCAGTCATGGGAGGCGAGGACGCCATCCTCATAGATTGGGTTGTAGGCCTCTATTTTACCGTCGGGTGCAAGACAGTAGATGGGCACGCCACCACCCCGGCCATTGTCCACTGACGTAGCGGCGGGGAGAACGGCGAGGGAGAGGCCAGCTGTGGCGAGGGTGGCCATGGTGATGCGAAGGGTGTGAGAAAGATGGGACATGAAGTCTCCTAGGGGCGGGGTCGTGCATGGGCTTGATCGATAATCAGTTGTGATATAAATCATAAGTTGGCCCAAATGTTTTGTCTAGAGAACTAATGTTCGCCCGCTCAGTGGCTCAGTGGCAATCTGGACCAGTCGATCTCGGTAGTGGGATCATTGAATTGATAACCGGGGGTCCAGTAGATCTCCTCGGCTTCGCGCTCTGAGCCGAGGGCGTCGTAGAAGGTTCCTTCGCAGCGGTCGTGGATGATCGTGGTTGATGGGCCGATGTACATGTAGAACGCAGGCGCGTCGGCCTGGGTGTAGAGGTTGTTTTCATTGCGGAAGCTAATGCCCGCGAACCTGATATCACCGGTATTTGAGTCCTCGGTGGTGGTGCCGGTGAATCCCCGTGCGTCAAAGGTCAGGCTCTGTGTTTCGGTCATCTCGCCGAATCCACTCGGATGAATCCCAAAATTCTCGCCCTCCCGGTAAGCGAGGAAATCACTCACATCAATTGAGGGATCGGAATGGAGGCCGACGTGCCAGTGCGGGATGTTCGTTGTGGGATCAGCGTTGAAGGT is a window from the Corynebacterium faecale genome containing:
- the tadA gene encoding tRNA adenosine(34) deaminase TadA is translated as MGVLPTPLRVREDERRVRHAIEVARQTPLDDVPVGAVIYSPDGQILATATNRRETDADPTAHAEIIALRQAARRYSDGWRLTDCTLVVTLEPCTMCAGALVGARVGRLVFGAFEPRTGACGSVFDVVRDPAVLHRVEVTGGVLEQETAALMTGFFEQQR
- a CDS encoding CsbD family protein, whose product is MGDFSNKAENVGGKIKEGTGEAVGNESLADEGRADQTKADIKDAVSNAGDKVKDAANKVLGSFQKDDPDKEHPEAVN
- a CDS encoding prephenate dehydrogenase; amino-acid sequence: MTTKDISRPVCILGLGLIGGSLLRDLHAVGHPVFGYNRSRSGARSAVDEGFDVSADLIPTLERAATEDALIVLAVPMTAVGELLDDINTHAPSCGFTDVVSVKTAVYEAVKARGMDDRYVGSHPMAGTANSGWGASMTGLFDRAVWVITFDHLMDAPKVSSRWTGIWKDVCQMAAAVGAEVVPSRVGPHDAAAARVSHLPHLLAETLAIVGDNGGALSLSLAAGSFRDGTRVAGTDPALVRAMCESNADALLKSLDEALAILQETRDHLAGTPPSVEQLADNGYRSRLRYEARTGHGRSTDSVSPMLTSSRPVLRMHPGQPNWDKQLIHAETLGARIEVF
- a CDS encoding tRNA adenosine deaminase-associated protein, with protein sequence MDDSFSFAVTATLADGRWHVREFDDNFTRISTSVKAVRALRSEGPAFALLSVEDEYFVIVRPTPGNTYIFLSDATMAVDDDFAASAMDELDADIPDLNPDELDDVDPWPEGDFNILADLGLAEEVVSVICDDMDLAPSEQLLRIAEELGFGTELARATGMD